One genomic segment of Pseudorca crassidens isolate mPseCra1 chromosome X, mPseCra1.hap1, whole genome shotgun sequence includes these proteins:
- the LOC137216888 gene encoding melanoma-associated antigen B3-like, with amino-acid sequence MPRGRKSKLRTRERRRQAQSGTQGLMGAQATAAEEEAASSSCPSLGVTTRRKPGAKSRSTLKSPQGALATTTNPAGVSPTRSNKGAKGQMKKKHSSSQAPVSAVRSRKGPLRRTASVLVQFLVHMYKMKKPVRKAHMLKFIAKKYQNRFPEILRRASFSMEMLFGVDLKEVDRTKHTYTFVSKMALPNDGTMSRGSGLPKTGLLMYILAVILMKGNCATEENIWEFLNKMRVYAGKRHFIFGEPKKLITQDWVKLKYLEYRQVANSDPACYEFLWGPRAHAETSKMKVLEFLAKVNHTVPSAFQSWYEEALKDEEERAQASGCSSVLSSSSHTESEANSALCG; translated from the coding sequence ATGCCTCGGGGGCGGAAGAGTAAGCTCCGCACCCGTGAGAGACGCCGCCAGGCCCAAAGTGGGACCCAGGGTCTGATGGGTGCTCAGGCCACTGCAGCTGAGGAGGAAGCCGCCTCGTCTTCATGTCCTTCTCTTGGGGTTACTACTCGGAGAAAGCCGGGTGCTAAGTCACGTAGCACTCTCAAGAGTCCTCAGGGGGCCCTAGCCACCACCACTAATCCTGCAGGTGTTTCTCCCACAAGATCAAACAAAGGAGCCAAAGGCCAAATGAAGAAAAAGCACAGTTCCTCTCAGGCCCCCGTCTCCGCCGTGCGGTCTCGAAAAGGCCCTCTAAGGAGGACAGCGAGTGTGTTGGTGCAGTTCCTGGTGcacatgtataaaatgaaaaagcctGTTAGGAAAGCACATATGCTGAAGTTTATCGCTAAGAAGTACCAAAATCGATTCCCTGAGATCCTCAGAAGAGCTTCCTTCAGCATGGAGATGCTATTTGGTGTTGACTTAAAGGAGGTCGACCGTACCAAGCATACTTATACCTTTGTCAGCAAAATGGCTCTCCCCAACGATGGGACCATGAGCCGTGGCAGCGGGTTACCCAAGACCGGTCTCCTGATGTACATTCTGGCTGTGATCCTCATGAAGGGCAACTGCGCCACAGAGGAGAATATCTGGGAATTCCTGAATAAGATGAGAGTCTATGCTGGGAAGAGGCACTTCATATTTGGGGAGCCCAAGAAGCTCATCACCCAAGATTGGGTGAAGCTGAAGTATTTGGAATACCGGCAAGTGGCCAACAGTGATCCAGCGTGCTACGAGTTCCTGTGGGGCCCGAGAGCCCATGCCGAAACCAGCAAGATGAAAGTCCTGGAGTTCCTGGCCAAGGTCAATCACACCGTCCCCAGTGCCTTCCAGTCTTGGTATGAAGAGGCtttgaaagatgaggaagagagagCCCAAGCCAGTGGATGTTCCAGTGTTCTGTCCAGCTCCTCCCACACAGAATCTGAGGCAAATTCTGCACTTTGTGGCTGA